From Selenomonadales bacterium, a single genomic window includes:
- the ytfJ gene encoding GerW family sporulation protein, whose product MENHPIQGLMKTAMESIKDMVDVNTIVGDPVETPDGSVIMPISRVTFGFAAGGSEFEAVRSHADGTNPFGGGSGAGVTVQPVGFLVVGAGNIRLLPVDTNTVVDRIIDVAPQLLQQIQSMIQHPQNTIT is encoded by the coding sequence TTGGAGAATCATCCTATTCAGGGACTAATGAAAACCGCCATGGAGAGCATCAAAGACATGGTGGACGTTAACACCATTGTGGGTGACCCGGTAGAAACTCCTGACGGCAGCGTGATCATGCCCATTTCGCGTGTGACCTTCGGCTTCGCGGCGGGGGGTAGCGAATTTGAGGCCGTCAGGAGTCATGCCGACGGAACAAATCCTTTCGGCGGAGGTTCAGGCGCGGGTGTAACCGTGCAACCGGTGGGGTTCTTGGTTGTGGGTGCCGGTAACATTAGGCTGTTGCCGGTCGACACAAACACCGTAGTTGACCGCATTATTGACGTCGCGCCGCAGCTTCTGCAGCAGATTCAATCTATGATCCAACACCCGCAGAATACTATCACCTAG
- a CDS encoding rRNA pseudouridine synthase, whose translation MCTGRLPVCTRCSTAWRSKSPVRLQKFLAEAGVASRRAAETLITQGRVQVNGMTVTTLGTKVGENDQVSVDGQAVKCREQLTYLMLHKPAGYITTVGDTHSRPTVMDLLPGISVRVYPVGRLDQATEGLLLLTNDGELTRCLLHPSHAVPKTYMVEVLGVPSSASLAELARGIWLEDGWTAPAEVGATTRTVAGMRFQLTIYEGKNRQIRRMCSHIGHKVIYLKRLSLGPLVLGNLERGAYRHLTGEEVAALYRAAGRNNSRGDE comes from the coding sequence TTGTGCACCGGAAGGCTCCCGGTCTGTACACGATGTTCGACTGCTTGGCGGAGTAAGTCACCGGTGCGTCTGCAAAAGTTCCTTGCGGAGGCCGGTGTCGCCTCACGGCGCGCGGCGGAAACATTGATTACTCAGGGCAGAGTACAAGTAAACGGCATGACCGTTACGACCTTAGGCACTAAGGTCGGAGAGAACGACCAAGTAAGTGTAGACGGACAGGCTGTAAAGTGTCGCGAGCAGTTGACCTACTTGATGCTCCATAAGCCGGCAGGGTACATCACGACAGTAGGGGATACACATTCCCGGCCCACAGTGATGGACCTTCTGCCCGGAATTAGTGTGCGCGTGTATCCGGTAGGAAGGCTTGACCAAGCGACGGAAGGGCTCTTGCTCTTAACTAACGATGGAGAACTAACCCGCTGTCTCCTTCACCCTTCTCACGCTGTGCCAAAGACTTATATGGTTGAGGTGTTGGGGGTGCCATCTTCTGCCTCTCTCGCTGAACTAGCGCGGGGCATATGGCTCGAGGATGGGTGGACGGCCCCGGCAGAGGTTGGGGCAACGACGCGCACTGTAGCAGGCATGCGGTTTCAACTTACGATTTATGAGGGGAAGAACCGCCAGATTAGGCGCATGTGCAGTCATATCGGGCATAAAGTCATTTACCTCAAACGCCTCTCCCTTGGTCCTCTCGTCTTAGGGAACTTAGAGAGAGGGGCCTATCGCCATCTCACGGGGGAAGAAGTAGCCGCGCTCTATCGCGCGGCAGGGAGGAATAACTCCCGTGGTGACGAATAA
- a CDS encoding spore maturation protein: MAQLIVLLVCVTIILAGLLRRVAVFDEFVEGAKSGALVGLRLFPYILAMLMAVNLIGASGLLETLVARFGGWVELVGIPREIAPLALLRPLTGSGSLALTGEILRVHGPDSFLGLLASTVQGSTDTTLYVVTVYFGAVGIKRIRHTLFTGLLADLAGLVAAIIVCRLLFGAG, encoded by the coding sequence GTGGCGCAACTGATAGTGCTACTCGTATGCGTAACGATTATCTTGGCGGGGTTGCTCAGGCGGGTGGCGGTATTTGACGAGTTTGTAGAAGGAGCAAAGAGTGGGGCGCTAGTGGGTCTTAGGCTCTTTCCCTATATTTTGGCGATGCTGATGGCGGTTAACCTCATCGGTGCCTCAGGCTTATTGGAGACCCTGGTAGCGCGATTTGGCGGGTGGGTGGAGCTCGTGGGCATACCGCGGGAAATCGCTCCGCTCGCGCTTTTGCGACCACTCACCGGCAGCGGTTCTCTCGCGCTGACCGGCGAAATTCTCAGGGTGCATGGACCAGACTCCTTTCTCGGCCTCTTGGCTTCCACCGTGCAGGGAAGTACAGATACGACGCTCTACGTCGTGACAGTGTACTTTGGTGCGGTAGGGATTAAGCGGATTAGGCATACTCTGTTTACCGGCCTGTTAGCCGACCTGGCAGGACTTGTCGCAGCGATAATCGTCTGCCGACTCCTTTTCGGCGCGGGTTGA
- a CDS encoding D-alanyl-D-alanine carboxypeptidase, translating into MRIVAKLAVVAMFVALLAVPKSSASPRAVPMQAVAAVLMDVGSGEVLQSRNMHERQPIASLTKIMTAILAAESGKLDAVVVVPPCAVLVSPRNIWLSPGENITLRNLVYGLLLRSGNDAAVAIAYYLAGGVPAFAAKMNERAKELGAVNSNFVNPHGLPHDDHFSTAYDVGLITRALLGNAFLRQVVSTARYRVPWAGRTYDRIWHNTNRLLQLMPGADGVKTGWTRAAGRCLAASATRQGWQLLAIVLNSPDRYGETRALLEWGFANYQRVVVVERGLYLGSVRVIRGDPPSVGAVAARELAWVAPQGRSLAVATSVLLPDYVRPPVLPGSVIGTLCVSIEKREVARVPLLADQGAVHTSWWWRLRHLAQQYVRFLDYPLRWST; encoded by the coding sequence GTGCGCATTGTAGCAAAGCTCGCGGTCGTCGCCATGTTTGTCGCGCTTCTGGCTGTGCCGAAGTCCTCTGCCAGCCCTCGAGCCGTCCCCATGCAAGCTGTTGCGGCTGTCCTCATGGATGTCGGTAGCGGTGAAGTTTTGCAGAGCAGAAACATGCACGAGCGGCAGCCTATTGCTAGCTTAACTAAGATTATGACGGCAATATTGGCTGCCGAGAGCGGCAAGCTTGACGCAGTTGTCGTTGTCCCCCCGTGCGCGGTTTTGGTTTCGCCGCGCAACATTTGGCTCTCTCCCGGCGAGAACATCACCCTAAGAAACTTAGTCTATGGGCTTCTGTTGCGTTCTGGCAACGATGCGGCGGTAGCTATCGCCTATTATCTTGCCGGTGGCGTTCCTGCCTTCGCCGCAAAAATGAATGAGCGAGCCAAGGAGTTAGGCGCAGTAAACTCGAACTTTGTCAATCCACATGGACTACCTCACGACGATCATTTTTCCACGGCCTACGACGTTGGGCTAATCACGCGCGCGCTACTTGGCAATGCGTTTTTGCGTCAGGTAGTCAGCACGGCGCGCTACCGCGTTCCTTGGGCAGGACGCACGTACGACCGGATTTGGCATAACACTAACCGCCTGCTGCAGCTTATGCCCGGTGCAGATGGCGTAAAGACAGGTTGGACTAGAGCTGCCGGCAGGTGCTTGGCTGCCTCTGCGACGCGGCAGGGGTGGCAGTTATTGGCTATCGTGCTAAACTCGCCAGACCGCTACGGAGAGACGCGTGCCCTCCTGGAATGGGGGTTCGCAAACTATCAGCGTGTAGTTGTCGTGGAGCGCGGTCTGTACTTAGGTTCCGTACGCGTAATTCGGGGAGACCCACCTAGCGTTGGCGCGGTAGCCGCGCGGGAATTAGCGTGGGTCGCTCCGCAAGGACGCTCTCTGGCTGTCGCTACGTCGGTTCTACTACCTGATTATGTTCGGCCGCCGGTATTACCGGGAAGCGTTATAGGCACGCTCTGCGTATCGATTGAAAAGCGCGAGGTAGCCAGAGTGCCGCTCCTGGCTGACCAGGGAGCGGTACACACATCTTGGTGGTGGCGGCTGCGCCACTTAGCACAGCAGTATGTCCGTTTCCTAGATTACCCGCTACGGTGGTCAACATGA
- a CDS encoding (d)CMP kinase encodes MRPELAVGRASDRKLCIAIDGPAGAGKSTVARNLAEELNLRYLDTGAMYRALTWQALVKGIDLQDESALTKLLEASRFALEGASLLTLNGEPLGEEIRSPQVNDAVSRVAQVSAVRQVMVRKQQEIAETCGIVMEGRDIGTEVMPTAPIKIFLVADHAERARRRQLEMQSQGHAALLTEVAEQIKARDDKDSTRAASPLRKAPDAVTIDCTFLSPSEVVQAILRLVWQEAHARI; translated from the coding sequence CTGCGGCCGGAGCTAGCTGTCGGCCGCGCAAGTGACCGGAAGTTGTGCATCGCTATAGATGGTCCGGCGGGAGCAGGGAAAAGCACCGTAGCTAGAAATCTAGCAGAAGAGCTTAATCTGCGCTACCTTGACACCGGCGCCATGTACAGGGCACTTACCTGGCAGGCGTTAGTCAAGGGGATTGACTTACAGGACGAGTCGGCGCTTACTAAGCTTCTGGAAGCGTCGCGGTTTGCGCTAGAGGGAGCGTCGCTGCTGACGTTAAACGGAGAGCCTTTAGGGGAGGAAATCCGCTCGCCGCAAGTAAACGACGCTGTATCGCGCGTCGCGCAAGTGAGTGCCGTGCGCCAAGTAATGGTACGCAAGCAACAGGAAATAGCCGAGACCTGCGGCATAGTAATGGAGGGCCGGGACATCGGCACAGAAGTAATGCCTACTGCGCCGATAAAAATATTCCTGGTTGCCGACCATGCGGAGCGCGCTAGGCGCAGGCAGCTAGAGATGCAATCGCAGGGCCATGCTGCTCTACTTACGGAGGTCGCCGAGCAAATAAAGGCGCGGGACGATAAGGACAGCACACGCGCGGCTTCGCCGCTTAGGAAGGCACCTGATGCGGTAACCATCGACTGCACTTTTCTGAGTCCTTCAGAGGTCGTGCAGGCGATTCTCAGGCTCGTTTGGCAGGAAGCACATGCGCGCATATAG
- the dapB gene encoding 4-hydroxy-tetrahydrodipicolinate reductase: protein MIRVAIVGVGGRMGSLIAGLIAEAKDMALTAASEHAAHPLLGKRLSAASDVVVCTTDELLTREADVLVDFTRPEVCMRSMAIAKEARMAVVCGTTGLDGAQVEVVRDTARHVPVLFSPNMSVGIHAFYRALEGLARELGGAYDAAVVELHHKHKLDAPSGTAKRMLELLTQDTPCHSLRIGEIVGEHQVHFAGQGERIVLTHHALSRETFAHGALRAIRFVHRKAPGLYTMFDCLAE, encoded by the coding sequence GTGATTAGAGTCGCGATAGTGGGTGTGGGCGGGCGCATGGGGTCGCTAATAGCAGGACTTATCGCCGAGGCCAAAGACATGGCTTTAACAGCCGCCTCGGAGCATGCGGCGCACCCGCTCCTAGGGAAGAGGCTGAGCGCGGCGAGCGACGTAGTGGTGTGCACGACCGATGAGCTCTTAACACGCGAGGCAGATGTACTTGTCGACTTCACACGGCCCGAAGTGTGCATGCGGTCGATGGCCATAGCCAAAGAGGCGCGCATGGCGGTAGTTTGTGGCACAACAGGCTTAGACGGAGCACAAGTCGAGGTAGTGCGAGATACGGCGCGTCACGTACCTGTGCTCTTTTCCCCCAACATGTCTGTAGGCATTCACGCTTTCTATCGCGCCTTAGAGGGCCTAGCACGCGAGCTAGGCGGAGCCTATGACGCCGCCGTTGTCGAGCTACACCATAAACATAAGTTAGACGCCCCCAGCGGGACAGCCAAACGTATGTTGGAGTTGTTGACACAGGACACGCCGTGCCACAGCTTGCGCATCGGCGAAATTGTAGGCGAACATCAAGTGCATTTTGCGGGGCAGGGAGAGAGAATCGTTCTTACGCATCACGCTCTGTCGCGTGAGACTTTTGCCCACGGTGCCCTGCGCGCTATTCGCTTTGTGCACCGGAAGGCTCCCGGTCTGTACACGATGTTCGACTGCTTGGCGGAGTAA
- a CDS encoding site-2 protease family protein, which yields MSLLPENLIFLLPSLLLAITVHEFAHAWVSHRLGDPTPRYNERITLNPLAHIDPLGMITLLLFGFGWGKAVEIDPSYYRNQRQGVMLVSVAGPVSNILMAFFLMLGFVLLLTLNPLLQGSFVMELLSTAFSINIVLAVFNMLPVPPLDGSKVLASLLPRKYSYHFQSMAQQWGFFILIALMATGLIGSILRPITNALLYGMLQAILVLVGLIV from the coding sequence CTGTCATTGCTACCCGAAAACCTTATCTTTCTGCTGCCGTCTCTCTTGCTGGCAATAACTGTGCACGAGTTCGCCCATGCCTGGGTGTCGCATCGCTTAGGCGACCCCACGCCAAGATACAACGAGCGAATCACGCTTAACCCACTTGCCCATATCGACCCCCTCGGCATGATTACGCTACTTCTCTTTGGCTTCGGATGGGGTAAGGCCGTGGAGATAGACCCTAGCTACTATCGCAATCAGCGGCAGGGAGTGATGCTGGTGTCGGTAGCCGGCCCGGTATCTAACATTCTAATGGCATTTTTCTTGATGCTTGGTTTTGTCCTGCTACTCACTCTAAATCCGCTGCTGCAAGGCTCCTTCGTCATGGAGCTGCTCAGCACTGCGTTTTCAATTAACATTGTGCTAGCTGTCTTTAACATGCTGCCTGTCCCTCCACTCGATGGCTCAAAAGTCCTGGCTAGCCTTTTGCCGCGCAAGTACAGCTATCACTTTCAAAGTATGGCGCAGCAGTGGGGCTTCTTTATTCTCATCGCTCTCATGGCTACCGGCCTAATCGGGAGCATACTAAGGCCGATTACTAACGCCCTGCTCTACGGCATGTTACAGGCAATTCTTGTTCTGGTAGGTCTCATAGTGTGA
- a CDS encoding spore maturation protein, with product MMNAVWAFLMLAAILYALATGGEAELLTRTLLQSGEAAIALTLGLTGVIAFWSGLARIAERAGLVTGLGTMLRPLFVLLFPSLRGHSHVLTAVTLNVCATFLGLGNAATPLGLRAMTLLQEINPDKERASDAMCTLLALNTTGLALFPATVVGLRLAAGSAYPTAVVDSAILAGLAATVVGLACDRLLRRRWRN from the coding sequence ATGATGAATGCCGTATGGGCGTTCCTTATGCTTGCGGCGATTCTTTATGCATTGGCCACCGGCGGGGAGGCCGAACTTCTTACGCGGACATTGCTGCAAAGTGGCGAGGCCGCCATTGCCTTGACGCTTGGACTGACGGGAGTTATCGCCTTTTGGTCGGGGCTGGCTCGTATAGCCGAACGAGCCGGACTGGTAACAGGGCTAGGAACAATGCTGCGGCCGTTGTTTGTGCTCCTGTTCCCTTCCTTGCGCGGTCATAGCCACGTCCTGACCGCAGTCACGCTCAACGTGTGTGCCACTTTTCTTGGGCTTGGCAATGCCGCGACACCTTTGGGGCTCCGAGCCATGACCTTGCTGCAGGAAATTAACCCGGATAAGGAGCGGGCCAGCGACGCCATGTGCACTCTGCTGGCACTCAACACAACCGGCCTCGCGCTGTTCCCGGCTACTGTAGTGGGTCTGCGGTTAGCTGCCGGCAGCGCCTACCCTACGGCAGTTGTAGACAGCGCTATATTGGCGGGACTGGCGGCTACCGTGGTTGGTTTGGCCTGTGACAGGCTGCTTAGGAGGAGGTGGCGCAACTGA
- a CDS encoding RidA family protein, with the protein MSIEAKLAELGISIPQAAKPVAAYVPAVRTGNLVFISGQLPLVNGELQCQGLLGRDVDVAQAAAAARLCAINGLAALKTVEPDLNRVKRIVKVTGFVSCTPEFTAQPKVVNGASELLQAIFGERGTHARSSVGMASLPLGAAVEVEMIVEVE; encoded by the coding sequence ATGTCTATTGAAGCGAAACTAGCCGAACTAGGCATATCTATTCCGCAGGCTGCGAAACCGGTGGCGGCATACGTACCGGCGGTGCGCACGGGGAACTTGGTTTTCATCTCGGGGCAGTTGCCCCTAGTCAACGGCGAACTGCAGTGCCAAGGATTACTCGGGCGAGATGTCGATGTGGCGCAGGCGGCCGCAGCAGCGCGTCTGTGCGCCATTAACGGGTTGGCAGCTCTTAAGACCGTGGAACCGGATTTGAACCGAGTTAAGCGAATTGTCAAAGTCACAGGCTTCGTCAGTTGCACGCCTGAGTTTACGGCACAACCGAAGGTGGTGAACGGCGCCTCGGAGCTACTACAAGCCATTTTTGGCGAGCGGGGGACCCACGCACGCTCCTCAGTGGGGATGGCTAGCCTGCCGCTTGGCGCGGCCGTAGAGGTAGAAATGATTGTGGAAGTGGAGTAG
- a CDS encoding DUF2953 domain-containing protein, which yields MLLFFLLLVILVAIMAVILCARAELELTYQRRAKSDTLTLSLVAPLGLVLYRKETPVLDVKRGGWRVELEPTFMETYRLLTAQYGPVLRFLLDRAEVRSLTWQTTIGVGDAALTALLGGVTWAVKGTLLALLQSRTRASSEDVAIAVSPSYSGKEFKTFLQCILSLRVAHIMYAQCLLLWRRRKHRKGAMSELGESSYSGTNENRHGEHQRHGGR from the coding sequence TTGCTCCTGTTTTTTCTTCTGCTGGTTATTCTGGTAGCAATAATGGCCGTTATCCTCTGTGCTCGTGCTGAACTGGAGTTGACCTACCAGAGGCGGGCCAAGTCCGACACCTTAACCCTGAGTCTAGTTGCCCCCCTAGGGTTAGTCCTCTACAGAAAAGAAACGCCTGTACTAGACGTCAAACGGGGCGGTTGGCGTGTCGAACTAGAGCCTACATTTATGGAGACATACCGCCTGCTTACTGCCCAATACGGACCGGTGCTGCGGTTCCTGCTTGACCGCGCCGAAGTGCGTTCCCTAACGTGGCAGACTACAATCGGTGTGGGTGATGCGGCGCTTACCGCTCTCCTAGGCGGCGTGACGTGGGCAGTTAAGGGCACGCTGCTAGCCCTTTTGCAGTCACGAACGCGTGCTAGCTCCGAAGACGTGGCCATAGCTGTGTCTCCAAGCTACAGTGGCAAGGAGTTTAAGACTTTCCTGCAGTGCATACTCTCCCTGCGCGTTGCGCACATTATGTATGCGCAATGTCTACTGCTGTGGAGACGGCGAAAGCACAGGAAAGGAGCGATGAGTGAGCTTGGAGAATCATCCTATTCAGGGACTAATGAAAACCGCCATGGAGAGCATCAAAGACATGGTGGACGTTAA
- a CDS encoding bifunctional 4-hydroxy-3-methylbut-2-enyl diphosphate reductase/30S ribosomal protein S1, whose amino-acid sequence MKVLLAKPTGMCRGVKHALELAQDVAARRGCSLGPVVHNPQVVERLAQAGLRESTILATPSGSEVLIRSHGALPSVYEMARQKKLRLVDATCPHVLRLQRETRKAVSDGWEVVLVGDAEHPEVEAVLGHAGGAVRVVRSSQELTEQVLAPRVAVLAQTTTPIEAFDEVVLFLRQRGHEVNAVNTICVATQERQLATYQLAAQVDIMVIVGGNNSANTKNLTALCSRAGTPTYQVETSDQLDPAWFLGKRVAGVAAGASTPEWIIKEVVVAMENMENKLPEVQEAAAEETTAASESAHFTALKRGQLVEGRVVSADAEGVLVDIGQKSEGYITKSELSHDPNFNPVEMCPIGETISAVVLRIDGKEDKILLSKRRAAEDQGMKDIRAARESGAILQGKIVEAVKGGVMVDVLGIKAFMPASHVDLRYVPDLTAYLGQTVSVLVKEIEEPRRRVVVSRKEALEKKTEELKSRTWEGLVPGHIREGVVQRLTDFGAFVDLGGVDGLVHVSEIAWQRVSHPQEALTVGQEVKVKILGVDREKGRVSLSIKQGEGDPWNKISDMFTPGAIVPGRVVRTASFGAFVEIAPGIEGLVHISQLAHDRVEKTEDAVRPGDQVTVKILSIVPAEHRVSLSIKEASERPQHERAERPERGERGERRERGERRGRDDRNHSYREESKVTLGDVFGELLKEKK is encoded by the coding sequence GTGAAGGTGCTACTGGCCAAACCTACGGGCATGTGCCGAGGCGTTAAGCATGCGCTCGAACTCGCGCAGGACGTAGCGGCACGGCGAGGATGCAGCCTTGGTCCCGTGGTGCATAACCCGCAGGTCGTAGAGAGACTAGCGCAGGCAGGGCTACGTGAAAGCACTATTCTTGCTACTCCGTCAGGCAGCGAAGTGCTTATACGCAGTCACGGGGCGTTGCCGAGTGTATACGAAATGGCGCGACAGAAAAAACTCAGGCTTGTAGACGCAACCTGCCCACACGTGTTGCGCCTGCAGCGCGAGACGAGAAAGGCCGTGTCCGACGGCTGGGAAGTAGTTCTGGTAGGTGACGCGGAGCACCCAGAGGTAGAGGCCGTACTCGGGCATGCGGGCGGAGCAGTGCGAGTCGTGCGAAGCTCCCAAGAACTTACAGAGCAAGTTCTTGCGCCGCGAGTTGCGGTGCTCGCGCAAACGACTACTCCCATAGAAGCCTTTGACGAAGTAGTTCTGTTCCTTCGCCAGCGTGGGCATGAGGTGAACGCAGTCAACACAATTTGTGTTGCCACGCAAGAAAGACAACTTGCCACCTATCAATTAGCCGCACAAGTAGATATAATGGTAATCGTGGGTGGGAATAATAGTGCCAACACCAAGAACCTAACCGCCCTTTGTAGCCGGGCGGGCACTCCCACCTATCAGGTCGAAACATCTGACCAGTTAGACCCGGCATGGTTTCTTGGCAAACGGGTGGCTGGTGTGGCTGCAGGTGCTTCCACCCCTGAATGGATCATTAAGGAGGTCGTCGTCGCAATGGAGAACATGGAAAACAAGCTCCCGGAAGTACAAGAGGCTGCGGCAGAAGAGACTACTGCTGCCAGTGAATCCGCTCACTTCACTGCTCTTAAGCGCGGGCAATTGGTTGAGGGGCGGGTTGTCAGCGCCGATGCGGAAGGTGTCCTAGTGGACATAGGACAAAAGTCAGAGGGGTACATAACGAAGAGCGAGTTAAGCCATGACCCCAACTTTAACCCTGTCGAAATGTGCCCCATCGGCGAGACTATCAGCGCTGTGGTTCTCCGCATTGACGGCAAAGAAGACAAGATTCTTCTTTCTAAGCGCCGTGCGGCTGAAGACCAGGGCATGAAGGACATTAGGGCAGCACGCGAAAGTGGCGCTATCCTACAGGGGAAAATAGTCGAAGCCGTCAAGGGCGGGGTTATGGTTGATGTGCTTGGAATAAAAGCCTTTATGCCTGCATCCCACGTTGATTTGCGCTATGTGCCCGACCTTACCGCCTACCTCGGCCAGACGGTGTCGGTCCTGGTGAAGGAAATTGAGGAGCCTCGCCGCCGGGTAGTCGTATCGCGCAAGGAAGCCCTCGAGAAAAAGACCGAGGAACTCAAGTCTAGAACTTGGGAAGGCCTCGTCCCAGGGCATATCCGCGAAGGCGTAGTGCAGCGGCTAACGGACTTTGGCGCCTTTGTCGATTTAGGTGGCGTAGACGGGCTGGTGCATGTTTCGGAGATTGCTTGGCAGCGCGTCAGTCACCCGCAAGAGGCGTTGACCGTCGGGCAAGAGGTTAAGGTGAAAATCCTTGGCGTAGACCGTGAAAAGGGCCGCGTCTCGCTGAGTATCAAGCAGGGTGAGGGCGACCCCTGGAATAAAATCTCGGATATGTTTACACCCGGCGCGATAGTGCCTGGGCGCGTCGTGCGCACCGCGAGCTTTGGCGCGTTCGTGGAAATTGCGCCTGGCATCGAGGGACTGGTGCATATCTCACAGCTCGCGCATGACCGCGTGGAGAAGACGGAGGATGCCGTAAGGCCCGGCGACCAGGTAACGGTTAAAATCCTTTCCATCGTGCCAGCGGAACATCGCGTCAGCTTGTCCATTAAAGAAGCTTCGGAGCGCCCGCAGCATGAGCGCGCGGAGCGGCCGGAACGCGGCGAGAGAGGCGAGCGCCGCGAGCGCGGCGAGAGGCGCGGCCGCGACGACCGCAACCACAGCTACCGCGAGGAGAGCAAGGTAACGCTCGGCGACGTTTTTGGAGAGCTGCTTAAGGAAAAGAAATAG
- the scpB gene encoding SMC-Scp complex subunit ScpB — MLDRLGLLEAVLFAAAEPVSDAKLCDILGVSQSDLERLLADYQELLLKPLRGIMLRAVAGGWQLVTKPEARESVSQLAGQKRYRLSKPALEVLAIVAYRQPITRLEIEELRGVKCERSLLTLIERNLICEVGRKEAIGRPILYGTTDTFLEQFNLYSLKDLPPTRP; from the coding sequence TTGCTTGACAGATTAGGGTTGCTTGAGGCAGTGCTCTTTGCTGCCGCGGAACCCGTAAGTGATGCAAAGCTTTGTGACATCTTAGGCGTCAGTCAGAGTGATTTGGAACGGCTGTTGGCGGACTATCAAGAGCTCCTTCTAAAGCCGCTACGCGGGATAATGCTCCGGGCAGTTGCGGGAGGGTGGCAGTTAGTGACCAAGCCCGAGGCCAGAGAATCGGTAAGTCAGTTGGCAGGTCAAAAGCGTTATCGGCTGTCCAAGCCGGCACTTGAGGTTTTGGCGATTGTGGCCTATCGGCAGCCCATAACGCGCCTCGAGATAGAAGAGCTGCGGGGCGTCAAGTGTGAGCGGTCTCTGCTTACCCTAATCGAAAGAAACCTAATCTGCGAAGTAGGCCGCAAAGAGGCCATTGGGCGACCCATTCTCTACGGCACTACAGATACATTTCTTGAGCAGTTTAACCTTTATTCTCTCAAAGATTTGCCTCCGACTCGGCCCTAG
- a CDS encoding 1-acyl-sn-glycerol-3-phosphate acyltransferase — protein sequence MRAYSLLRVIALSLLCLLYRVRVRGRENIPARGSVILCANHLHMFDPILMLAGTRRHVQFMAKAEVFSWPIIGSLARLAGAFPVKRGDADVRAIKHSLRILGQGGVLGIFPEGTRAKEGEVNAPFQGVTMLAERTQSLIVPAAIVGSYRLWQPLTIVFGQPVNVHSLCKAGEYDRGEATARLMEIINRLKESAR from the coding sequence ATGCGCGCATATAGCCTCCTGCGTGTTATAGCGTTATCGCTCCTTTGTCTCTTATATCGCGTCCGCGTGCGCGGACGGGAAAACATCCCGGCTAGAGGTAGTGTAATTCTGTGCGCTAACCATCTGCATATGTTTGACCCTATTCTCATGCTAGCCGGCACACGCCGTCACGTGCAGTTTATGGCCAAGGCCGAAGTGTTTTCATGGCCGATAATCGGTTCTCTCGCACGCCTCGCGGGGGCCTTTCCGGTAAAGCGCGGCGATGCCGATGTGCGGGCCATTAAGCACAGTCTGCGGATACTCGGGCAGGGCGGAGTGCTAGGCATCTTCCCCGAGGGGACGCGCGCTAAGGAAGGTGAGGTCAACGCGCCTTTCCAAGGTGTGACCATGCTCGCGGAGCGCACGCAAAGCCTGATTGTGCCTGCGGCCATTGTGGGGAGCTATAGACTTTGGCAACCGCTGACGATAGTATTTGGTCAACCGGTGAATGTACACTCCTTGTGTAAAGCAGGCGAGTACGACCGCGGCGAGGCAACCGCTCGCTTAATGGAAATCATCAACAGACTGAAGGAGAGCGCGCGGTGA
- a CDS encoding segregation/condensation protein A: MSNLVLTGSVDVYTLRLAQVAEQVVAAILDLDSPLSPDEAGAELVLCAGLLRYKSRCMLPAKEEDEQAATLDEPLEADSLSSAWFACQHVKAAADALEDLALQAEHLYVRGMAEPEVSDPPVLQTSLMSLVVALQHMLEQAQALTMEIPREEYTVTEAILYLQEMFNSQARLRVSDLFRPGSSRLQIIVVFLGLLELIKLGRVELMDSECGELLLCSQEEGRVA; the protein is encoded by the coding sequence TTGTCAAACCTGGTGCTAACCGGTAGCGTAGATGTCTATACACTGCGCCTTGCTCAAGTAGCGGAACAGGTGGTTGCGGCGATACTTGACCTGGATTCTCCGCTCAGCCCGGATGAGGCGGGTGCGGAGTTGGTTTTGTGCGCCGGGCTCTTGCGTTACAAGTCAAGGTGCATGTTGCCCGCTAAAGAGGAAGACGAACAAGCGGCCACGCTAGATGAGCCCTTAGAGGCGGACTCGCTCTCTAGTGCCTGGTTTGCCTGCCAACATGTAAAGGCTGCGGCCGATGCGCTAGAAGACTTAGCGCTCCAAGCTGAACATCTGTATGTGCGTGGCATGGCAGAACCAGAGGTGAGTGACCCACCTGTCTTACAGACATCTCTAATGTCACTGGTTGTGGCACTACAGCACATGCTTGAGCAAGCCCAAGCCTTGACGATGGAGATTCCGCGCGAGGAGTATACTGTGACAGAGGCCATCCTGTACTTGCAGGAGATGTTTAACAGCCAAGCGCGCCTCCGGGTCAGCGACCTCTTTCGGCCCGGAAGCAGTAGACTCCAGATAATCGTCGTGTTCCTCGGCTTACTGGAGTTAATCAAGCTAGGACGAGTAGAATTGATGGACAGCGAGTGCGGAGAACTGCTCCTGTGCTCGCAGGAGGAGGGCCGCGTTGCTTGA